The Paraburkholderia hayleyella genome includes the window AGTATTTGCGCCGCGCGGTCGATGAACTGGCGCTCTCCACCGGGGGCGACGATACCGTCCCGGACCCGCTCCGTGAAGCCGAAGCCATCGACAGCTATGGCACGTTCACGGGCGTCATTGGCCAGCGTCTGGGCGAGCTGCATGTGGCGTTAAGCGAAGGCGCGAGGGGCAAAGGTAAAAAGCAGGGTCAAGAGCAAGGTCAAGAACGAGGTCAAGAGCGAAGTCAGGAAGGCGGCACAGGCCATGCCAGGCAGGCGGCCATGGCTGACGCGGCGGACGCCTTCACCCCCACGCGCGCCAGCGACGGCGATGTGCAAGGCTGGATCGACACGGCACAAACCACGCTCAGCCGCGCCCTCGATGTGCTAGCCCAACAACTGGACACGCTCGCTGAGGACACCCGCGAACTCGCTCGCGGCTTGCTCGCGCAGCGCCATGCGCTGGCCGCGACACTGGCGCAACACGTGCCCGCCCACCCTGCGGCCTGGTGCCAACGCATCCATGGGGACTTTCATCTGGGGCAAGTGCTGGTAGCCCAGGGCGATGCCTTCCTGATCGATTTCGAAGGTGATGCCGATGCTCCGTTTGACGTCCGACGGCAAAAGACCAGTCCGCTGCGCGACGTCGCCGGGCTGTTGCGTTCGCTGTCCTACGCCAGCGCCGCGGCACATTCGACGCTGGAACATACCTCGAATGCCGCGGCGCAACGCAAGCGCGCACTGTTCGAGCGCTTTAATCAGGCGGCCGCCGCGTGCTTTCTGACGCGCTACCGCGCCGCCGTCGCGCACGCGCAGCATGCCAGCGTCGCGCCGCATGCCGAAGCCGCGCTGCTCGATATCTTCCTCGTCAGCCGCGCGGCCCGCGAAATCTGCGACGAGGCGATCTTGCGCCCCGCCTGGCTCGGCCTGCCCGTGCAGGGCCTCGCCGCGCTCGCCCGCCAGTTGCTGGGCGAAGACGATGCCACGAGCACTAACACGCCGCCCACCGGAGGATGACGCCATGTCCGACTGTCCGCTTGATCGCTACGCGCAGCATTACGCTCACTGCCTGCCGTTCGGCGCGCAACTGCTCGGCGCAACAGGGCCGACCCCGCGCACCCGTTTTCGCTTCTGGGCACCATCATGTACGGCCGTTCAGCTTGAAATCGAAAACGCACCGCGCCATGGTCTTCATGCAAGTGACAAGCCGCCCCCCGCAACCACGCTCATCGACATGACCCCGAGCGGCGGCGGCTGGTTCGAAACCGAATCCGCCTGCGGCGCGGGAACGCTTTATCGCTACCGGCTCGATGGCGCACTCGCGGTGCCCGATCCGGCTTCGCGCTTTCAGCCGCACGATACGCACGGCCCCAGCGAAGTGATTGATCCGCGCGCCTACACCTGGCAGCACGCTTGCTGGCATGGCCGCCCGTGGGAAGAAACCGTGCTGTATGAGGTCCACGTGGGTGCGCTCGGTGGCTACGCGGGCGTGCAGCAACGGCTGCCGGCGCTCGTCCAGCTCGGCGTCACCGCGCTCGAACTCATGCCGCTGAATGATTTTTCCGGCCAGCGCAACTGGGGCTACGACGGCGTGCTGCCCTACGCGCCCGATTCCGCTTATGGCCGCCCGGACGAACTCAAGGCGCTGATCGACACCGCGCATGGCCTCGGCCTGACGATGATTCTCGATGTGGTCTATAACCACTTCGGCCCCGACGGCAACTATCTGCCGCACTATGCCCAGCCGTTTTTCCGCGCGGACGCGCCTACCCCCTGGGGCGCCGCGATCGATTTCGGGCGCATGGAAGTGCGCGACTTCTTCTGCGACAACGCGCTGTACTGGCTCAACGAATACCGTTTCGATGGGCTGCGTTTCGATGCCGTCCAGGCTATCGGCAACGATGACTGGCTACGCGAGCTAACCGATCACCTTCGTGCCAGCGTCGAACAGGGACGGCACATCCATCTGATCGCCGAAGACGAACGCCGCATGCCTGACCTGCTGGAAGGTCATTTCGACGCGCACTGGAATAACGACATCCATCACGCGCTGCATGTGCTGCTGACCGGCGAGCGCGGCGGCAACTATCGTGCCTTCGCCCACGAGCCGGTGCAGCAGCTCGCCCGCGCGCTCAGCACGGGCTTCGCGCAAAGCGAAGCCAAAAACGGGCACGGCACAGACCGCACAAGCGCCGGGGAAATACCGCCCACCGCCTCCGTGGTCTATTTGCAAAACCACGACCAGATCGGCAACCGCGCCTTTGGCGAGCGCCTAACCACACTCTGCCCGCCCGCCGCCTTGCGCGCCGCAACCACACTCTGCCCGCCCGCCGCCTTGCGCGCCGCAACCGCGCTCCTGCTGCTCGCGCCGTCCATCCCTTTGCTCTTCATGGACGAAGAACACGGTTCAAAACAGCCTTTCCTGTTTTTCACCGATTACCCCGAGGCGCTGGCCGAAGCCGTACGCACGGGACGCCGCGAGGAATTTCCGCGCTTCTCACCGGAGACCCGCATCGATGCGCAAACGCGACTGCCCGATCCCAACGACCCCCGCACCTTCAGCGCCTCATCGCCGCCGCGCGATGCCACCGCACTGCCCGCCGGTGAGGCCCGCACGCGCATTGAGTGGTATCACTTTTATCAGTCGGCGCTGGCCGTGCGCGCCAAACTCATCGCACCGCGCCTGGCGGGTGTCCGTGCCTTGGGCGCGGAAGTGCTCGATGACGCCGCATCAGGCGCACCTTCAGATAGCGCCCTGATCGCGCGCTGGCAGCTCAGCGATGGCGCGATCCTGTCGCTCGCGCTCAATCTCGGCCAGCAAGCAGTGCCCTTGCCACAGCGGCCAGCAGGCAAAGTGATCTTCGAAACCCCCGCCCGCGC containing:
- the treZ gene encoding malto-oligosyltrehalose trehalohydrolase, which encodes MSDCPLDRYAQHYAHCLPFGAQLLGATGPTPRTRFRFWAPSCTAVQLEIENAPRHGLHASDKPPPATTLIDMTPSGGGWFETESACGAGTLYRYRLDGALAVPDPASRFQPHDTHGPSEVIDPRAYTWQHACWHGRPWEETVLYEVHVGALGGYAGVQQRLPALVQLGVTALELMPLNDFSGQRNWGYDGVLPYAPDSAYGRPDELKALIDTAHGLGLTMILDVVYNHFGPDGNYLPHYAQPFFRADAPTPWGAAIDFGRMEVRDFFCDNALYWLNEYRFDGLRFDAVQAIGNDDWLRELTDHLRASVEQGRHIHLIAEDERRMPDLLEGHFDAHWNNDIHHALHVLLTGERGGNYRAFAHEPVQQLARALSTGFAQSEAKNGHGTDRTSAGEIPPTASVVYLQNHDQIGNRAFGERLTTLCPPAALRAATTLCPPAALRAATALLLLAPSIPLLFMDEEHGSKQPFLFFTDYPEALAEAVRTGRREEFPRFSPETRIDAQTRLPDPNDPRTFSASSPPRDATALPAGEARTRIEWYHFYQSALAVRAKLIAPRLAGVRALGAEVLDDAASGAPSDSALIARWQLSDGAILSLALNLGQQAVPLPQRPAGKVIFETPARARDPATDHILPGYACIAWLSGDVNHYASHHDARQVSLPEWSE